From Methylosinus sp. C49, one genomic window encodes:
- a CDS encoding HD domain-containing phosphohydrolase: MSALVAHLASVIGHEASAAQFSRAAYFHDLGKLAVPTRILMSPDVLTSDERAIVETHAESGADILASSSDPDGALAADIARWHHTRFDGSGYPKGCVGSEIPLAARITAVADVYDAFRSKRSYKPEETNDSALARMRTIQRAGPGFTFDPRILEALFDTNRNVSLLWDAAALRAITDSDRNGPSGGPHRRLRA, translated from the coding sequence GTGAGCGCTCTGGTCGCGCATCTCGCGTCCGTCATCGGCCATGAAGCGAGTGCCGCTCAGTTTTCTCGAGCCGCTTACTTTCACGATCTCGGGAAACTGGCGGTGCCGACCAGAATCTTGATGTCTCCGGACGTCCTAACATCCGACGAGCGCGCGATTGTCGAAACGCACGCGGAGAGCGGCGCGGATATTCTCGCCTCCTCATCGGATCCAGACGGCGCTTTGGCCGCCGATATTGCGCGATGGCATCATACGAGATTCGATGGCTCGGGCTATCCCAAGGGGTGCGTCGGAAGCGAAATCCCACTCGCGGCGCGAATTACCGCCGTGGCGGATGTGTATGACGCCTTTCGTTCGAAACGAAGCTATAAGCCCGAGGAGACCAACGACAGCGCTTTGGCGCGAATGCGCACTATACAAAGAGCCGGCCCAGGATTTACGTTCGACCCACGAATATTGGAAGCGCTTTTCGATACCAACAGAAACGTCAGTCTTCTTTGGGACGCGGCGGCGCTCCGCGCAATAACCGATTCTGATAGGAACGGCCCGAGCGGGGGGCCGCATCGCCGCCTGCGGGCATGA
- a CDS encoding SDR family NAD(P)-dependent oxidoreductase, producing MIDNQKPLGSGFGARSTATDVLANIDLTGKRAIVTGGHSGLGLETTRALAASGAQVIVAARNPAAAAAATKDIVGVTVEPLDLSHLDSVRAFAEHILTGGQHIDILINNAGIMACPEARVGPGWEAQFATNHLGHFTLTNALWPLLEGGARVISVSSAGHHNSPIRWDDLHFVGGYDKWRAYGQSKTANALFAVHLGRLGREASVQAFSLHPGKIFTPLQRHLAQAEMIAEGWLDASGAPADPTFKTAAQGAATQVWAATSPMLDGLVGLYCEDCDIAVRAETANEPFVGVRDYAADPDQAERLWTLSAELTGIDAFDASR from the coding sequence ATGATCGACAATCAGAAACCACTCGGGTCCGGCTTTGGGGCAAGAAGCACCGCGACGGATGTTCTCGCCAATATCGATCTCACCGGTAAGCGCGCGATCGTCACCGGAGGCCATTCGGGGCTCGGCTTGGAAACGACGAGGGCGCTTGCCGCTTCTGGAGCCCAGGTCATCGTTGCCGCGCGCAATCCAGCGGCAGCGGCGGCAGCTACGAAGGACATCGTCGGCGTGACGGTCGAGCCGTTGGACCTGTCGCACCTCGACAGCGTGCGCGCCTTCGCCGAGCACATCCTCACCGGTGGCCAACACATCGATATTCTGATCAACAACGCCGGCATCATGGCCTGCCCGGAGGCGAGGGTAGGACCAGGCTGGGAGGCGCAGTTCGCCACCAATCACCTCGGGCATTTCACGCTGACAAACGCGCTTTGGCCGCTGCTCGAAGGTGGTGCACGTGTCATCTCGGTCTCTTCGGCCGGCCACCACAATTCGCCAATCCGTTGGGACGACCTTCATTTTGTTGGCGGCTATGACAAATGGCGCGCCTACGGCCAGTCGAAGACGGCGAATGCGCTATTCGCCGTCCATCTCGGCCGGCTTGGGCGCGAGGCCAGCGTGCAGGCCTTCTCGCTTCATCCCGGAAAGATATTCACGCCGCTCCAGCGGCATCTGGCGCAGGCGGAGATGATCGCCGAGGGCTGGCTCGACGCGAGTGGTGCGCCAGCCGACCCGACCTTCAAGACGGCAGCCCAAGGCGCAGCGACGCAAGTATGGGCCGCGACCTCGCCGATGCTCGACGGTCTTGTCGGTCTCTATTGCGAGGATTGCGATATTGCCGTGCGCGCCGAGACTGCAAATGAACCGTTCGTCGGCGTTCGAGATTACGCCGCCGATCCCGATCAGGCCGAGCGGCTCTGGACGCTTTCGGCCGAACTCACCGGCATCGATGCCTTCGATGCATCAAGGTGA
- a CDS encoding LysR family transcriptional regulator: MNLTQLQSLIAVADAGSFTAAADKLGVTQSGMSQALAALEESLGVKLLVRQPRGVALTAFGERALDHARTALSHLEAIEREAMALIGEETGAIRLAGFPSVFATLLPPLLRRFRTLHPGIDLVPLETDDLEVEAWLAAGSIDLGVVLNPSPARNAVPLGRDAWVPILPAAHPLSRRPSVSLAELAAAPFVLATGGCHTNARSLADAEGLTLQNVEIEVRDWASAIALVRESAGVSLVPKSTLPEQRRGFRVSKLASPLHREFGLVASPMRPLSRAGNLFVEVARRSAAPTSP; this comes from the coding sequence ATGAACCTGACCCAACTCCAGAGCCTGATCGCCGTCGCCGATGCCGGCAGCTTCACCGCAGCCGCGGACAAGCTCGGCGTCACCCAATCGGGGATGAGCCAAGCCTTAGCCGCGCTCGAAGAGAGCCTGGGAGTGAAACTGCTCGTCCGCCAGCCACGGGGCGTCGCGTTGACCGCCTTCGGAGAGCGCGCGCTCGACCATGCGCGTACGGCGCTCTCGCATCTGGAGGCGATCGAAAGGGAGGCAATGGCGCTGATCGGCGAAGAGACCGGCGCCATCCGTCTGGCGGGCTTCCCGAGCGTATTCGCCACGCTCCTTCCGCCTTTGCTTCGGCGTTTTCGCACGCTCCATCCGGGCATCGATCTCGTGCCGCTCGAAACCGACGACCTGGAAGTGGAGGCATGGCTCGCGGCGGGATCGATCGACCTCGGCGTCGTTCTCAACCCGTCTCCTGCCAGAAATGCCGTTCCGCTCGGACGGGATGCCTGGGTTCCGATCCTGCCGGCGGCGCATCCCCTGTCACGGCGACCTTCGGTCTCGTTGGCCGAACTGGCAGCCGCGCCCTTCGTTCTCGCCACCGGCGGGTGCCATACGAACGCCCGCTCGCTTGCCGACGCGGAAGGATTGACGCTCCAGAACGTTGAGATCGAGGTGCGCGACTGGGCGAGCGCGATTGCCCTGGTTCGGGAGAGCGCGGGCGTTAGCCTCGTGCCGAAATCCACGTTGCCGGAACAGCGCCGCGGCTTCCGGGTTTCGAAGCTCGCTTCGCCGTTGCATCGCGAGTTCGGACTCGTCGCTTCGCCAATGCGGCCGCTCTCCCGGGCCGGAAACCTGTTCGTCGAGGTGGCACGTCGCTCGGCCGCGCCGACCTCGCCATAG
- a CDS encoding serine protease, with the protein MRKNSALAIVCACLLQISDLSPSHAAGLRLEGTERWVVLGAKQDKTEAIDLARNFAQSVSGVRVVRGAKDWFAVIVGPLAVPSIEKARAALGPRLWLPQDAYLSRGERYVETVFEAPPSPILAVLEYKGEKPTRMTFGNLSVVLSSLHDKQGNREPTIRGELDGKPAFFARINENAAAEGQTLSSRARIIKLDPSSPTPQVVFSYFWGGAHCCTVTKIATTDPGTGKWRIIDAQTLDGDGYSFEDIDGDGAVELLSNDNSFLYAFDSYAASATPPKVFRLSGGTLRDVTLDATSRPYLRRALKRMEGWATQSPEMWGSNGFLAGWVAAKAQLGEFDEAWRQMQKSHDRNSEWPLKECLLPVSIDRCPDGKKRNVSFPDALRAHLLKNSYFSSPPAPSAETHSSESPPIASRPEQKKPVDSGSVTGTGFFISKNGHILTNAHVVENCASIRLVYGSDGPRALRLLSRDTTNDLAILKPDDFGVTPAAFRFRVRLGEEIAVFGFPLSGLLTTHGNFTLGNITGLAGIHDDTRMLQISAPVQPGNSGGPLLDQTGAIAGVVVSKLDVLKVAAATDDFAQNVNFAIKANVVRTFAEAQGITLIEAKIDDAKLSPADLADRAKSFTGQVECKR; encoded by the coding sequence ATGAGAAAGAATTCCGCTCTCGCGATCGTCTGCGCCTGTCTGCTTCAAATTTCCGATTTGTCCCCATCACACGCCGCCGGGTTGCGATTGGAGGGAACCGAGCGTTGGGTCGTCCTTGGAGCGAAGCAGGATAAGACGGAGGCAATCGATCTCGCGCGAAACTTTGCGCAAAGTGTTAGTGGAGTGCGCGTCGTGCGGGGGGCGAAAGACTGGTTCGCCGTCATTGTTGGACCTCTCGCCGTGCCGTCGATCGAAAAGGCAAGGGCGGCGCTGGGGCCACGGCTATGGCTGCCCCAGGACGCATACCTTTCGCGCGGGGAGCGTTACGTCGAAACAGTCTTCGAGGCACCGCCCTCCCCCATTCTGGCCGTGCTTGAGTACAAAGGTGAAAAGCCGACCCGAATGACTTTCGGAAATCTTTCCGTCGTCCTCTCCAGTCTGCATGACAAGCAGGGCAACCGCGAACCGACGATTCGCGGGGAGCTAGACGGGAAGCCAGCATTTTTCGCCCGAATTAATGAAAATGCCGCGGCCGAAGGCCAGACCCTTTCTTCGCGAGCCCGCATCATTAAACTGGACCCGTCCAGCCCGACGCCGCAGGTCGTGTTCTCTTATTTTTGGGGCGGAGCGCATTGCTGCACGGTCACCAAGATCGCCACCACCGACCCCGGAACCGGCAAATGGCGCATTATCGACGCACAGACTCTCGACGGCGATGGCTACTCATTCGAAGACATTGATGGCGATGGCGCCGTCGAGCTTTTGAGCAACGACAACAGCTTTCTTTATGCATTTGATTCTTACGCAGCCTCCGCCACTCCGCCCAAAGTTTTCCGCCTCTCCGGAGGGACATTAAGAGACGTCACGCTCGACGCGACGTCCCGTCCTTATCTGCGGCGCGCGCTCAAGCGCATGGAGGGCTGGGCGACCCAAAGCCCGGAAATGTGGGGCTCTAATGGTTTTCTCGCGGGCTGGGTGGCGGCTAAGGCGCAACTCGGAGAGTTCGACGAAGCCTGGCGGCAAATGCAGAAAAGCCACGATCGCAATTCTGAGTGGCCCTTAAAAGAATGCCTTCTTCCCGTAAGCATAGACAGGTGCCCTGACGGGAAAAAGCGCAACGTTTCCTTCCCGGACGCATTGCGGGCGCACCTTCTCAAAAACAGCTACTTCTCTTCGCCTCCCGCTCCTTCAGCCGAGACGCACAGCAGCGAGTCACCGCCTATTGCGTCGCGGCCGGAACAGAAAAAACCTGTTGATTCGGGATCCGTCACGGGCACCGGCTTTTTCATCTCAAAGAACGGCCACATCTTGACCAACGCGCACGTCGTCGAAAATTGCGCTTCCATCCGCCTGGTCTATGGCTCGGATGGCCCGCGCGCGCTGAGATTATTGTCACGCGATACCACGAACGACCTTGCAATATTGAAACCCGATGATTTCGGAGTGACTCCCGCCGCGTTCAGGTTTCGAGTCCGCCTTGGGGAGGAGATCGCGGTTTTCGGTTTTCCGCTAAGCGGTCTTCTCACGACGCACGGAAATTTTACGTTGGGTAACATAACTGGCCTCGCCGGAATTCATGACGACACTCGCATGCTACAGATATCGGCACCGGTGCAGCCGGGCAATAGTGGCGGCCCTCTGCTCGATCAAACCGGCGCCATAGCAGGCGTAGTGGTGTCGAAATTGGACGTTCTTAAAGTAGCGGCAGCCACCGACGACTTCGCCCAGAATGTGAACTTCGCTATCAAGGCAAACGTCGTCCGGACATTTGCCGAGGCTCAAGGTATTACATTGATTGAGGCAAAAATAGACGATGCCAAGCTTTCCCCCGCCGATCTCGCAGACCGCGCCAAGTCGTTTACAGGCCAAGTTGAGTGCAAACGCTAA
- a CDS encoding AraC family transcriptional regulator: MDPLSDVLSLLKPKSAISAGLDAGGEWAIRFPPHEGIKFNAVMRGACWVQVDGELEPRRIEAGDCFLLTRGRPFLFATDLALPPIESPTIYDQAVDGIATCNGGGDFFLIGGRFSFDGDHAGMLFGALPAIVHVRDASNQAAVLRWSLEQLAAELKDRPPGGMLMAEHLAQIMLLQVLRLWLASGTDKPAGWLSALSDPRLTRGLGAMHAEPARHWTLAELGAIAGMSRSTFAARFREAVGQPPLDYLIRWRMVLAAERLKRTNDSVGEIGFSIGYESEAAFSTTFRRVVGCAPGKFRRDDAP; the protein is encoded by the coding sequence GTGGACCCCTTGTCCGATGTTCTGTCGCTTCTGAAGCCGAAAAGCGCGATCAGCGCGGGCCTCGACGCCGGCGGTGAGTGGGCGATCCGCTTTCCCCCACATGAAGGCATCAAGTTCAACGCGGTCATGCGCGGAGCCTGTTGGGTTCAGGTCGATGGGGAGCTGGAACCGCGACGGATCGAAGCCGGCGACTGCTTCCTGCTCACGCGCGGCCGACCGTTCCTCTTCGCGACGGACCTCGCATTGCCCCCGATCGAATCTCCCACCATCTATGATCAGGCTGTCGACGGCATCGCGACCTGCAACGGCGGCGGCGACTTCTTCCTGATCGGCGGCCGTTTTTCTTTCGACGGCGATCATGCCGGAATGTTGTTCGGGGCCTTGCCAGCCATCGTTCATGTGCGTGACGCCTCGAACCAGGCTGCCGTTCTGCGCTGGTCGCTGGAGCAACTGGCTGCGGAACTGAAAGATCGACCTCCAGGTGGAATGCTGATGGCGGAGCACCTCGCCCAGATCATGCTCTTGCAGGTCTTGCGGCTCTGGCTCGCCTCCGGGACGGACAAACCCGCCGGATGGTTGTCGGCGCTGTCCGATCCTCGGCTGACGAGAGGGCTCGGCGCCATGCACGCCGAGCCCGCTCGCCACTGGACGCTTGCGGAACTGGGAGCCATCGCCGGCATGTCGCGCAGCACGTTCGCAGCGCGTTTCCGAGAAGCGGTTGGACAACCGCCCCTGGACTATCTCATCCGCTGGCGCATGGTACTCGCGGCTGAACGGCTCAAGCGAACGAACGACAGTGTCGGGGAGATCGGCTTTTCCATCGGCTATGAATCCGAAGCGGCCTTCAGCACAACCTTCCGGCGGGTCGTTGGCTGTGCGCCGGGAAAGTTCCGACGAGACGACGCTCCCTGA
- the gstA gene encoding glutathione transferase GstA has product MKLYFAPDTCSLSPHIVLQELGLPYELVRVNNRTKRTSMGEDFLAINPKGYVAALELDTGEVLSEGPAIVQYLADLMPEAALAPAAGTLARVRLQEWLNFITSEVHAGSSPLFNRALPEEALAIFRDRLFRRLDFIEVNLASRDYLVGDGFTVADAYLFTVLGWMKGFSIDLDRWPATARHMQRIGARASVQAALAREAEIPPVE; this is encoded by the coding sequence ATGAAGCTCTATTTTGCGCCCGACACCTGTTCGCTTTCGCCGCACATCGTGCTTCAGGAACTCGGACTGCCCTACGAGCTGGTCCGCGTGAACAATCGGACGAAACGCACATCCATGGGAGAGGACTTCCTCGCCATCAACCCGAAGGGCTATGTCGCGGCACTCGAACTCGATACCGGCGAGGTTCTGAGCGAAGGGCCGGCCATCGTTCAGTATCTGGCCGACCTGATGCCGGAGGCGGCATTGGCTCCGGCCGCCGGTACGCTGGCGCGGGTTCGGCTGCAGGAATGGCTCAACTTCATCACCAGCGAGGTCCATGCCGGATCGAGCCCGCTGTTCAATCGAGCCTTGCCAGAGGAGGCGCTAGCGATCTTCCGGGACCGGCTGTTCCGGCGCCTCGACTTCATCGAGGTGAACCTCGCATCTCGGGATTATCTGGTGGGCGACGGCTTCACGGTCGCCGACGCCTATCTTTTCACCGTGCTCGGCTGGATGAAGGGGTTTTCGATCGATCTCGACCGTTGGCCGGCGACCGCTCGCCATATGCAACGGATCGGCGCGCGGGCGTCCGTCCAAGCTGCTTTGGCACGGGAGGCGGAGATTCCTCCCGTGGAATGA